From a single Nostoc sp. MS1 genomic region:
- a CDS encoding DUF433 domain-containing protein, with the protein MSYRDIITIEPGKRGGKPCIRGMRITVYDILSYLSSGMTYEEVLNDFPYLTQEDILACLSYAADRERQMLTMPA; encoded by the coding sequence ATGTCGTATCGAGATATTATTACAATTGAGCCAGGAAAACGAGGTGGTAAACCTTGTATTCGGGGTATGAGAATTACTGTGTATGATATTTTATCATATCTTTCCTCTGGTATGACTTATGAGGAAGTGCTGAATGATTTTCCTTATTTGACACAAGAGGATATTTTGGCTTGTCTGAGTTATGCAGCTGATAGAGAAAGGCAAATGTTGACAATGCCAGCATGA
- a CDS encoding DUF4350 domain-containing protein has protein sequence MKRSNRVVWLGAIALVAIILLSFLAAPNTKIYTGSTYNRAVDGYGAWYAFMQKQGVTVQRWQKPLAKLDNEKRPATLLRVYSYLRPPELDTEELNWLENGNNLVILGVKARVSAANFHTTQKSSVGEVKIGTSRRYQDKQVLLGDRFGAVVWQDKQDKGQVIYATTPYLAANAYQDNISNFKYLASLVNQKGKIIFVDEYIHGYKDADVKEGEGEGDLISYFARTPVVVILVQLGILLLFLIWGQNRRFGKPQSLTTPVIDNSQAYIQALAGVLHKAESSDFVVDIVGKEEQLQLQKALGLGTVLLEHQTLINIWTEKTGKPATELDAVLKLQQRKRRLSEGELLSWLARWRNLRGFKTDSAESRQN, from the coding sequence ATGAAACGCTCAAACCGCGTTGTTTGGCTGGGTGCGATCGCTTTAGTGGCAATAATTTTACTGAGTTTCCTAGCTGCGCCTAATACAAAAATTTACACTGGTTCTACTTATAATCGTGCTGTCGATGGTTATGGTGCTTGGTATGCTTTTATGCAGAAACAAGGCGTAACTGTTCAGCGTTGGCAAAAGCCTTTAGCAAAACTCGACAATGAAAAACGACCAGCTACACTCTTGCGTGTATATAGTTACCTCAGACCACCAGAACTAGATACAGAAGAATTAAATTGGTTGGAAAATGGAAATAATTTGGTAATTTTGGGTGTGAAAGCACGGGTAAGTGCAGCTAACTTTCACACCACACAGAAGTCATCTGTAGGTGAAGTAAAGATTGGTACAAGCAGACGTTATCAAGATAAACAAGTTTTATTAGGCGATCGCTTTGGTGCTGTAGTTTGGCAAGATAAGCAAGATAAAGGTCAAGTAATTTATGCGACTACACCCTATTTAGCTGCTAACGCTTATCAAGATAATATTAGTAATTTTAAATACTTAGCTAGTTTAGTTAATCAAAAAGGCAAAATCATATTTGTAGATGAATATATTCACGGCTACAAAGATGCTGATGTTAAAGAAGGTGAGGGAGAAGGGGATTTAATTAGTTATTTTGCTCGTACCCCTGTGGTAGTGATATTAGTACAACTTGGTATTTTATTACTGTTTTTGATTTGGGGACAAAATCGGCGTTTTGGTAAGCCTCAATCTTTAACTACCCCAGTTATTGATAATAGCCAAGCCTATATTCAAGCTTTGGCTGGAGTGTTACACAAAGCTGAATCTAGTGATTTTGTTGTAGACATTGTAGGGAAAGAAGAACAATTACAACTCCAGAAAGCTTTGGGTTTAGGAACAGTTTTATTAGAACATCAAACTCTAATCAATATTTGGACAGAAAAAACAGGTAAACCAGCCACAGAACTAGATGCAGTCTTAAAGCTACAACAACGCAAACGTCGTTTAAGTGAAGGAGAACTATTAAGTTGGTTAGCAAGATGGCGTAATCTGAGGGGTTTTAAAACAGACTCGGCTGAATCTCGTCAAAATTAG
- a CDS encoding LapA family protein, whose translation MKTFAPFITSLVVAFWVAAIAIISVQNATPVSLKFLTFQSVQIPVGLVLAFSACIGLIAIAILQPLWGVAGSRGSRLEDDAEFFVDDEEF comes from the coding sequence ATGAAAACTTTTGCTCCTTTTATCACATCTTTAGTTGTAGCTTTTTGGGTGGCAGCGATCGCAATTATTTCTGTCCAAAATGCTACACCTGTATCGTTAAAGTTTTTAACATTTCAATCGGTGCAAATACCAGTGGGTTTGGTGCTGGCTTTCAGTGCTTGTATTGGGTTAATTGCTATAGCTATTTTACAACCGCTTTGGGGTGTGGCTGGTTCTCGTGGTTCTCGGTTGGAGGATGATGCTGAGTTTTTTGTTGATGATGAGGAGTTTTGA
- a CDS encoding DUF4129 domain-containing protein — MSTDNFEKGGWDWQFSQFQQQVGEWLEYQSYRFERVLPDWSPAWKFAPWLGGVLNFLSWLLLGLFVAVVVWRLWSALNPYLYTWFNIGGSGRNRGKIFTPDVSIANLLERSQSLYRQGNYREACRCLYLAILQHLHDTKIITHKPSRTDNEYLQLLRSAVTPIQPYETVITTHEQLCFGNAEILPENYEQCRQAYQEIVQK; from the coding sequence ATGTCTACAGATAACTTTGAAAAAGGTGGTTGGGATTGGCAGTTTTCTCAGTTTCAACAGCAAGTGGGAGAATGGTTGGAATATCAGTCATACCGTTTTGAGCGAGTTTTACCAGATTGGAGTCCGGCGTGGAAGTTTGCTCCGTGGCTGGGTGGTGTGTTGAATTTTCTGTCTTGGCTGCTACTAGGTTTATTTGTCGCGGTGGTAGTTTGGCGTTTATGGAGCGCACTCAACCCTTATTTATATACTTGGTTCAATATTGGTGGTTCTGGTCGTAATCGGGGGAAAATATTTACTCCAGATGTATCAATAGCCAATTTATTAGAGCGATCGCAATCTCTTTACCGTCAAGGTAATTATCGTGAGGCTTGTCGTTGTCTTTACTTAGCCATTTTGCAACATTTACACGATACTAAAATCATTACCCACAAACCCAGCCGCACAGATAACGAATATCTGCAATTGCTGCGTTCTGCTGTAACTCCTATCCAACCCTATGAAACTGTGATTACCACTCACGAGCAATTATGTTTTGGCAATGCAGAGATTTTGCCAGAAAATTATGAACAGTGTCGGCAAGCTTACCAGGAGATTGTCCAAAAATGA
- a CDS encoding PD-(D/E)XK nuclease family protein, protein MSTPERLFVSYHLWSLVAPAIGQERWHCQMRRGFIKARQHEPQVKALLGNATAPQRIGILAQKGVYEFHHNRHLLTRSDGVEQVARLLKLSNATIQVQQRVIQILKKYYNSPLLLGKKILQLTRGDEGFPKPILIEQKDDRFRLYAAMDCVFIESDDRHTLHILDFKTGKAAFDKRQALVYLLAAHYLYPGKEAVASFYNLELCQESELISLKRNELEDLKLELINIAKKHYEDVQQYQDAAENFSEIFPPNPGYHCRFCPFQSICEFSAQPSQVQSSPIIKTNSSQ, encoded by the coding sequence ATGTCAACCCCCGAACGACTGTTTGTTAGTTATCACCTCTGGTCTTTAGTTGCCCCAGCTATAGGGCAAGAACGTTGGCATTGCCAGATGAGACGGGGGTTTATCAAGGCGCGTCAACATGAGCCACAAGTCAAAGCACTACTAGGGAATGCTACCGCACCTCAGCGAATAGGTATCCTTGCCCAAAAAGGCGTTTATGAGTTTCATCATAATCGACATTTGTTAACACGCTCAGATGGAGTTGAGCAAGTAGCGCGGCTGTTGAAATTAAGTAACGCTACAATTCAAGTTCAACAAAGAGTGATACAAATTCTGAAGAAGTATTACAATTCACCTTTATTGTTGGGCAAAAAAATTCTGCAATTAACTCGCGGTGATGAAGGTTTTCCCAAGCCAATTTTAATTGAGCAGAAAGATGATCGTTTTCGCTTATATGCAGCGATGGACTGTGTTTTCATTGAGTCAGACGATCGCCATACTCTGCATATTTTAGATTTTAAGACTGGTAAAGCTGCTTTTGATAAAAGGCAAGCCTTAGTTTACTTATTAGCTGCTCATTACCTTTACCCAGGTAAAGAAGCTGTAGCATCATTTTATAATTTAGAACTCTGTCAAGAATCAGAGTTGATTAGTCTGAAGAGAAATGAGTTAGAAGATTTAAAGCTGGAGCTAATCAATATTGCTAAAAAGCACTACGAAGACGTACAACAGTATCAGGATGCTGCTGAAAATTTCAGTGAGATATTCCCACCCAATCCTGGTTATCACTGTCGCTTCTGCCCCTTTCAATCAATTTGTGAGTTTTCGGCTCAACCTTCTCAAGTACAATCTTCACCAATTATCAAAACTAATAGTAGTCAATAA
- a CDS encoding DUF2243 domain-containing protein, with product MEANNELSSKRLPLISAGIFLGLGLGGFVDGILLHQILQWHHMLSNVRPLTTDSNIDLNMVWDGLFHALDWVLTVTGVVLLWRAGGREDVVWSSQTFVGSLLIGAGLFNVVEGIIDHQILGIHHVKSGPNQLAWDLGFLILGALLVFIGWVMLKRVDN from the coding sequence ATGGAAGCAAATAATGAATTATCTAGCAAGCGTTTACCACTAATTTCTGCGGGAATTTTTCTAGGTTTGGGATTGGGAGGGTTTGTAGATGGCATTTTATTGCATCAAATTCTCCAGTGGCATCATATGTTAAGTAACGTTCGACCCTTGACCACAGATTCTAATATAGATTTAAACATGGTATGGGATGGGTTGTTTCATGCCTTAGATTGGGTTTTGACTGTAACCGGAGTGGTATTGCTGTGGCGAGCGGGAGGAAGGGAAGATGTGGTATGGTCTTCACAAACTTTCGTTGGTTCTCTGCTGATAGGGGCTGGGTTATTTAATGTAGTTGAAGGAATTATTGACCATCAAATTCTCGGTATTCACCATGTAAAATCAGGGCCTAATCAATTAGCCTGGGATTTAGGATTTTTAATTTTAGGGGCGTTGCTTGTGTTTATTGGGTGGGTGATGTTAAAAAGAGTTGACAATTGA
- a CDS encoding phosphoglucomutase/phosphomannomutase family protein: MSASSNSGKIKFGTDGWRGIIADDFTFPNVRKVTRAIASYLETAYTKDRPVLIAYDTRFLADQFAQTAAQVLADLGWNVKITDRDCPTPVIAYNARHLNSAGALMFTASHNPAPYCGIKYIPDYAGPATPEITDTIVANIESASDELPSGKPSGSISTFDPKPDYLQFIYTLLDLEKIKSAQLKVKYDALYSTSRGYLDEVLLESGVQLESFHTWRDVLFGGGMPEPKGEQLVELVEAVRNDHADLGLATDGDSDRFGIVDELGNVLTPNTVLLVLARHLIKNKGKTGAIVRTVATTHLLDNFAAKYGLTIYETAVGFKYIGEKMRETAVLIGGEESGGLSIIGHIPEKDGVLADMLIAEAIAYEGKPLSQLVKEAIAEADGPLYNNRLDLHLTEAHKNAVIDSFTKNPPSEVAGVKVKEVGRKDGIKLYLEEGSWVLLRPSGTEPLVRVYLETNSPEKLTKLAQELESAIAKLG, encoded by the coding sequence ATGAGCGCTAGTAGTAATTCCGGCAAGATAAAGTTTGGTACTGATGGATGGCGAGGCATTATTGCCGATGACTTCACTTTTCCCAATGTGCGGAAAGTGACAAGAGCGATCGCAAGTTATTTAGAAACAGCCTACACAAAAGATAGACCTGTTTTAATTGCCTACGATACGCGGTTTTTAGCTGATCAGTTTGCCCAAACAGCAGCTCAAGTCTTGGCGGACTTGGGCTGGAATGTTAAAATTACTGACCGGGATTGCCCCACACCAGTAATCGCTTATAACGCCCGTCACCTAAATTCGGCTGGGGCATTAATGTTTACGGCTAGTCATAATCCAGCACCATACTGTGGAATTAAATATATCCCTGATTATGCTGGCCCTGCCACTCCAGAAATTACTGATACTATTGTGGCAAATATTGAAAGTGCATCGGATGAATTGCCATCTGGCAAGCCATCAGGTTCGATTTCTACTTTCGATCCCAAACCGGACTATCTCCAGTTTATTTACACTTTGCTGGATCTGGAAAAAATTAAAAGCGCCCAACTCAAAGTCAAGTATGATGCGTTATATTCTACATCCCGTGGCTATTTAGATGAAGTATTGCTAGAAAGTGGTGTGCAATTAGAAAGTTTCCACACTTGGCGCGATGTTCTCTTTGGTGGGGGAATGCCTGAACCGAAGGGGGAACAGTTAGTTGAGTTAGTTGAAGCAGTCCGCAACGACCATGCAGATTTGGGACTGGCGACAGATGGGGATAGCGATCGCTTTGGGATTGTGGATGAGTTAGGTAATGTCCTCACGCCCAACACTGTGCTGTTAGTCCTGGCACGCCATTTAATCAAAAATAAAGGCAAGACTGGCGCTATCGTCCGCACAGTAGCCACAACTCACCTATTAGATAACTTCGCCGCTAAATACGGTTTGACCATTTACGAAACCGCAGTAGGCTTTAAATACATTGGGGAAAAGATGCGGGAAACTGCGGTCTTGATTGGGGGTGAAGAATCAGGCGGTTTAAGTATTATTGGGCATATTCCCGAAAAAGATGGCGTTTTAGCTGATATGCTGATTGCTGAGGCGATCGCCTACGAAGGTAAGCCCCTGAGTCAATTAGTCAAGGAAGCGATCGCGGAAGCTGACGGCCCCTTGTATAACAATCGTCTAGATTTACACTTGACAGAAGCACATAAAAATGCTGTGATTGATTCCTTTACAAAAAATCCTCCTTCCGAGGTAGCTGGGGTGAAAGTGAAGGAAGTTGGACGTAAGGACGGGATTAAGCTGTATTTGGAAGAAGGAAGTTGGGTGTTGCTGCGTCCCTCTGGTACTGAACCACTGGTGCGCGTTTACTTAGAAACCAACTCTCCTGAGAAGCTGACAAAGCTGGCGCAAGAGTTGGAAAGTGCGATCGCTAAGTTAGGATAA